The following coding sequences are from one Dermacentor silvarum isolate Dsil-2018 chromosome 4, BIME_Dsil_1.4, whole genome shotgun sequence window:
- the LOC119450898 gene encoding uncharacterized protein LOC119450898, with translation MADSVVAPARTDRERVKRAVATLIHSRVTRFHAYMMIEAEIESEADISRDIEDQLLVNSFTIAAVIAESLPCVRRMAWAFEMNERWFEDTLPNLSDFHFRRAFRVSPSTFRFLVESLACVLNLSNTNMRQSISVEKRVAIGLYRLCSSAEDRTIAHLFAVGRSTVNLMWRQFCAAVIEQLEGQWLCMVRRDQMDDHVREFFAVTEFPQAVGALDGCHFAISPPKEHAADYYNYKGWYSIILLALVDHRYRFRYIRVGSPGRCHDASVYAGSGLKEIVESAHFMSPQAIIEDTRVAPVILCDQAFPLTEHLMKPFANPRDGTAERVFNYNLSRTRRIVENAFGRMKARFRFVAKRIECRLPNSKRAIRAACTLHNICEDFRDNVEQAWEQEAQQLSTLYMQPSHNTQD, from the exons ATGGCGGATTCTGTTGTAGCGCCCGCGCGAACGGATCGCGAGCGTGTGAAGCGTGCCGTGGCAACGCTTATTCATTCGCGAGTGACGCGCTTTCACGCGTACATGATGATTGAAGCTGAAATTGAGAGCGAAGCGGATATCTCAAGGGACATCGAAGACCAGCTACTTGTGAACTCTTTCACTATCGCCGCCGTTATCGCTGAAAGCTTGCCCTGTGTGCGCCGCATGGCATGGGCTTTTGAAATGAATGAACGTTGGTTTGAGGACACGTTGCCTAACCTGAGCGATTTTCATTTTAGACGGGCATTTCGTGTTTCGCCCAGCACTTTCAGGTTCCTTGTCGAGTCGCTGGCATGTGTTCTGAATCTGTCAAACACAAACATGCGACAATCCATCTCTGTCGAGAAAAGAGTGGCCATTGGACTATACCGCTTGTGTTCATCTGCGGAGGACAGAACGATTGCACACTTATTTGCTGTCGGTCGTTCAACAGTGAACTTGATGTGGAGGCAGTTCTGTGCGGCTGTTATTGAGCAGCTTGAAGGCCAATGGCTCTGCATGGTCCGTCGTGACCAAATGGACGACCACGTGAGGGAGTTCTTCGCCGTGACTGAATTCCCACAAGCTGTTGGTGCCCTCGATGGCTGCCACTTCGCCATATCACCACCAAAGGAACATGCAGCGGACTACTACAATTACAAGGGATG GTACAGCATTATACTTCTGGCATTAGTAGACCACAGGTACCGGTTCCGGTACATCCGCGTTGGAAGCCCTGGGAGATGCCACGACGCCAGCGTGTATGCTGGTTCAGGACTAAAAGAAATAGTTGAGAGTGCACATTTCATGTCTCCGCAGGCAATCATTGAGGACACTCGTGTTGCTCCAGTCATTTTATGTGATCAGGCGTTTCCTTTGACAGAACACCTCATGAAGCCATTTGCGAATCCGCGGGATGGAACTGCTGAACGTGTGTTCAATTATAATCTTTCAAGAACGAGAAGGATAGTAGAAAACGCTTTCGGAAGAATGAAAGCACGTTTCCGGTTTGTCGCAAAAAGGATAGAATGTCGCCTGCCAAACTCAAAGAGAGCAATAAGGGCTGCTTGCACTTTGCACAACATCTGTGAGGATTTCCGGGACAACGTCGAGCAGGCATGGGAGCAGGAAGCACAACAACTTTCTACTCTTTATATGCAACCTTCCCACAACACCCAAGATTGA
- the LOC119449175 gene encoding uncharacterized protein LOC119449175 — protein sequence MDTSSHKAAWSEEETKTLIRLWEEHLSDLRRAKRNINVYDAMRQKMQELGFKKTTKEIKKKMENLGNKYRLIKRKDTGTGSGAIAWPYYWDLHRFLASLPLHDDSLAQESTCTEASSHAQEILNGIVCCEVDEPDNAVDEWSTPLSMATPSPSGSPGVCTSLPSTPSLAWPTPSGENEFHHQQETKAAKRKRQPATNTLLTQLLQEQHQLHLSLESRRDREIKLKEEELKLLQQFSKTDDKLLTILSDMAKK from the exons ATGGACACGAGTTCTCACAAAGCAGCGTGGTCAGAGGAAGAAACCAAGACGCTCATACGGCTCTGGGAAGAGCACCTTAGCGACCTACGCCGCGCAAAGCGCAACATAAATGTTTACGACGCCATGCGGCAAAAGATGCAAGAGTTGGGCTTTAAGAAGACGACAAAGGAGATTAAGAAGAAAATGGAAAACCTCGGCAACAAATACAG ACTCATAAAGCGTAAGGATACAGGAACAGGGTCAGGGGCCATAGCCTGGCCTTATTATTGGGACCTGCACCGGTTCCTCGCTTCACTGCCGTTGCACGACGACAGCCTTGCGCAGGAGAGCACCTGCACTGAAGCTTCTTCCCATGCACAAGAG ATCCTAAACGGCATTGTGTGTTGTGAAGTAGATGAGCCTGACAATGCCGTTGATGAATGGTCGACACCGCTTAGCATGGCAACGCCATCACCGAGTGGTTCACCAGGAGTATGCACCTCACTGCCATCTACCCCCTCCCTGGCATGGCCCACCCCCAGCGGCGAAAATGAATTCCATCACCAGCAGGAGACAAAAGCTGCTAAGCGAAAGCGGCAGCCAGCCACGAATACACTACTGACGCAGCTTCTGCAGGAGCAGCACCAGCTTCACCTTTCACTTGAGTCAAGGCGAGACCGGGAAATCAAACTGAAGGAAGAGGAACTGAAGCTTTTGCAGCAGTTTTCTAAAACTGACGATAAACTACTCACCATTTTAAGTGACATGGCAAAGAAATAA